A stretch of the Mycobacterium shigaense genome encodes the following:
- a CDS encoding SDR family oxidoreductase → MQLSFEDRTYLITGGGSGIGKGIAAGLVAAGASVMIVGRNPDRLAGAVEEIEPLAAKGGAIRYEPTDVTNEDEVSRAVDAATAWHSRLNGAVHCAGGSLTVGPITHTDSEAWRNTVDLNVNGTMYVLKHVCRELVRGGGGSFVGISSIAASNTHRWFGPYGVTKSAIDHMMMLAADELGESWVRVNSVRPGLIRTDLVDASVIQSPEISADYAVCTPLPRVGEVEDVANLALFLLSDAANWITGQCINVDGGHILRRGPDYSSMMVQMFGEEALRGVV, encoded by the coding sequence GTGCAGCTATCTTTCGAAGACCGGACGTATCTGATCACCGGCGGCGGCAGTGGAATCGGCAAGGGCATAGCCGCCGGCCTCGTGGCGGCCGGGGCTTCGGTCATGATCGTCGGCCGCAACCCGGACCGGTTGGCGGGCGCCGTCGAGGAAATCGAGCCGCTGGCCGCCAAGGGCGGCGCGATCCGCTACGAACCCACTGACGTCACCAACGAGGACGAGGTGTCCCGTGCGGTCGACGCCGCGACGGCCTGGCACAGCCGGTTGAACGGCGCCGTGCACTGCGCGGGTGGCTCGTTGACCGTCGGGCCGATCACCCACACCGACTCGGAGGCGTGGCGAAACACGGTCGACCTCAACGTCAACGGCACCATGTACGTGCTCAAGCACGTCTGCCGCGAATTGGTGCGCGGCGGTGGCGGCTCGTTCGTCGGGATCTCGTCGATCGCGGCCAGCAACACCCACCGATGGTTCGGTCCGTACGGCGTGACCAAGTCGGCGATCGACCACATGATGATGCTGGCGGCCGACGAGCTCGGGGAGTCCTGGGTGCGCGTCAACAGTGTCCGCCCGGGCCTGATTCGCACCGATCTCGTTGACGCAAGCGTGATTCAGTCACCGGAGATCAGTGCGGACTATGCCGTGTGCACGCCGCTGCCACGGGTGGGTGAGGTCGAGGACGTCGCGAATCTGGCACTGTTCCTGCTCAGCGACGCGGCCAACTGGATCACCGGACAGTGCATCAACGTCGACGGCGGCCACATCTTGCGCCGCGGCCCGGACTACTCCTCGATGATGGTGCAGATGTTTGGCGAGGAAGCGCTGCGCGGGGTCGTCTGA
- a CDS encoding S1 family peptidase: MQAVLNRGECVARPRLRGWGLLCAAATFMAVFANTAVADAAAPRPAPGMRVQDENMKCTASFAARGDDGSYYFITSGHCDPRDGSAWTYAQGVPLGTITASENEGGNIDAAIIRLDPSIGVPAADIGGRPVYGVYASDDIKVGMPFCKLGAVTGETCGVVTSVHDDGVVEASVFSLDGDSGSPGFVKNLDGTVGAVGILTGSPNGDDNTSYFVPVSPLLVKWGLRLLP, from the coding sequence ATGCAGGCCGTCTTGAACAGAGGAGAGTGCGTGGCCAGACCGCGGTTGCGAGGGTGGGGGCTTCTTTGCGCCGCGGCGACGTTCATGGCCGTGTTCGCGAACACCGCGGTGGCAGACGCGGCGGCCCCCAGGCCCGCGCCGGGCATGCGGGTGCAGGACGAAAACATGAAGTGCACAGCAAGTTTCGCGGCCCGCGGCGACGACGGCAGCTACTACTTCATTACCAGTGGGCACTGCGACCCGCGCGACGGCTCGGCCTGGACCTACGCGCAGGGCGTTCCGTTGGGCACGATCACCGCCAGCGAGAATGAGGGCGGCAACATCGACGCCGCGATCATCCGCCTGGACCCGAGTATCGGTGTGCCCGCGGCTGATATCGGTGGCAGGCCGGTCTACGGCGTGTACGCCTCCGACGACATCAAAGTCGGCATGCCGTTCTGCAAACTGGGTGCCGTGACCGGTGAGACATGCGGCGTCGTCACGAGCGTCCACGACGACGGCGTGGTCGAAGCCAGCGTCTTCAGCCTCGACGGCGACAGTGGCAGTCCCGGCTTCGTCAAGAATCTCGATGGAACCGTCGGCGCGGTCGGCATCTTGACGGGATCCCCGAACGGAGACGACAACACGTCGTACTTCGTGCCGGTGTCCCCGCTGCTCGTCAAGTGGGGTTTGCGGCTCCTGCCGTGA
- a CDS encoding alpha/beta fold hydrolase: protein MTTAPEQFSTPGLGGVRIVSDRQGDPGARAVVFLHGGGQTRRSWGRAAAAVAKRGWQAVTIDLRGHGESDWSNEGDYRVVSFAADVAEVLRGLPPQPVLVGASLGGFTSMLLAGELSPGIASAIVLVDIVPNMEQSGANRIHNFMSDRVESGFGSLEEVADAIAEYNPHRPRPTDLDGLTTNLRRRGDRWYWHWDPQFISGAAAFPPFEVTDADRMHAAVEAILRGGVPMLLIRGQVSDLVSQERADEFLARFPQVEFSDVRGAGHMVAGDRNDVFADAVLDFLGRHVDAG, encoded by the coding sequence ATGACGACGGCACCCGAACAGTTCTCGACTCCCGGGCTGGGCGGTGTGCGCATTGTCTCCGACCGCCAAGGTGACCCGGGCGCCCGCGCGGTCGTCTTCTTGCACGGCGGCGGGCAGACGCGGCGTTCGTGGGGTCGGGCGGCCGCCGCGGTTGCCAAACGTGGCTGGCAGGCCGTCACGATCGACCTGCGCGGGCACGGCGAATCCGACTGGTCGAACGAGGGTGACTATCGCGTCGTCAGCTTCGCTGCCGACGTCGCCGAAGTGCTGCGCGGTCTGCCTCCGCAGCCGGTTCTGGTCGGCGCTTCCCTGGGCGGGTTCACCTCGATGCTGTTGGCGGGGGAACTTTCGCCGGGCATCGCCAGCGCGATCGTTCTGGTCGACATCGTGCCGAATATGGAGCAATCTGGGGCGAATCGCATTCACAACTTCATGTCTGATCGGGTGGAGTCGGGTTTCGGCTCTCTCGAGGAAGTCGCGGACGCGATCGCCGAATACAACCCACACCGCCCCCGACCCACGGACCTTGACGGCCTGACCACCAACCTGCGCCGCCGCGGTGACCGTTGGTACTGGCATTGGGATCCGCAATTCATCAGCGGCGCCGCGGCCTTTCCGCCATTCGAAGTCACCGACGCGGACCGCATGCATGCGGCCGTCGAGGCGATCCTGCGCGGCGGCGTTCCCATGCTGCTGATTCGGGGCCAGGTCAGCGACCTGGTGAGCCAGGAGCGCGCCGACGAATTCCTGGCCCGTTTCCCGCAGGTCGAATTCAGCGACGTCCGGGGCGCTGGTCACATGGTCGCCGGCGATCGCAACGATGTGTTCGCCGATGCGGTCCTGGACTTCCTGGGCCGCCACGTCGACGCTGGATAA
- a CDS encoding MAP_0585 family protein, which translates to MKRVVSAAAVAAGLGISAMTLNPVLANGAPQDPPPPCPNCHSGGPGGGGGAPAPQNPPQTHGPQAPQTTQPPATQSTQPPVTQSTQPPVTQSSQPPATQSTQPPGTQSTQPGTQSTQPSWSHPSEQPRTETTQPGNQSTAPSAQTTAPVRGGPNNQPSRPEERPALNPPSTQRPHPPYVPPRNDLVSASAQIGGPAGDVRVNFAVPGRGAPPPPRERGWGWNDGPPPHRPPPNWEGPPPPGGWDGPPPPGGWNRPWDGPPRDVAVARADFGPFNYDTFTVVPVFNWQYGGWGYWFFGVWVPLY; encoded by the coding sequence ATGAAACGTGTCGTCAGCGCGGCCGCGGTCGCGGCCGGTCTTGGCATATCCGCAATGACACTGAACCCGGTGCTGGCCAACGGTGCCCCGCAAGACCCGCCACCGCCGTGCCCCAACTGCCACAGCGGTGGCCCCGGCGGGGGCGGCGGCGCGCCGGCCCCGCAGAACCCGCCGCAGACTCACGGGCCGCAGGCCCCGCAAACGACCCAGCCGCCGGCTACTCAGTCCACCCAGCCGCCGGTGACGCAGTCCACCCAGCCGCCGGTGACGCAGTCCAGCCAACCGCCGGCTACCCAGTCCACCCAACCGCCGGGGACTCAATCCACGCAGCCGGGTACGCAGAGCACCCAGCCGTCGTGGTCGCACCCCAGCGAGCAGCCGCGGACCGAAACGACGCAACCCGGCAACCAGAGCACTGCCCCGAGCGCGCAGACGACGGCGCCGGTCCGCGGCGGCCCTAATAACCAGCCGTCCCGGCCCGAGGAGCGCCCGGCCCTCAACCCGCCGAGCACCCAGCGGCCGCATCCGCCTTACGTGCCGCCGCGCAACGACTTGGTCAGCGCGAGCGCGCAAATCGGCGGTCCCGCCGGGGACGTCCGGGTCAACTTCGCCGTCCCGGGGCGCGGCGCGCCGCCACCGCCGCGGGAGCGCGGCTGGGGCTGGAACGACGGTCCGCCGCCGCACCGCCCGCCGCCCAACTGGGAAGGCCCGCCGCCTCCAGGGGGTTGGGACGGTCCGCCGCCTCCGGGAGGGTGGAACCGCCCGTGGGATGGGCCGCCGCGTGACGTGGCCGTCGCCCGTGCCGACTTCGGCCCGTTCAACTACGACACCTTCACGGTGGTCCCGGTCTTCAACTGGCAGTACGGCGGTTGGGGCTACTGGTTCTTCGGTGTCTGGGTTCCGCTGTATTGA
- a CDS encoding enoyl-CoA hydratase: MNTMEKRFVRVGREGGVATIEVINSKSLNIIGSGAIAELTVAFHAIGQDDDVRVVVLRGAGEQAFIGGADINEMVTLDRIGGEAFIRRLAAFCEAVRECPVPVIARLAGWCLGGGLEVAMCCDLRIAEAGAKFGMPEVAVGIPSVIHAALLPVLIGASHAGWMLLTGETIDAATAYTWGLVHQVVAADGLDARIAELAAKLAGYGPHAVRQQKRLLNTWFDMTTHDAIEDSVEQFGLAFLTGEPQRHMRAFLSRRR; this comes from the coding sequence ATGAACACGATGGAGAAGCGGTTCGTCAGGGTCGGTCGCGAGGGCGGCGTCGCCACGATCGAGGTGATCAACTCCAAATCGCTGAACATCATCGGCTCCGGCGCCATCGCGGAACTGACCGTGGCATTTCACGCGATCGGCCAAGACGACGACGTGCGCGTCGTCGTCCTGCGCGGGGCGGGGGAGCAGGCGTTCATCGGCGGCGCCGACATCAACGAGATGGTCACGCTCGACCGAATCGGCGGTGAGGCGTTCATCCGCCGGCTCGCGGCCTTTTGCGAAGCGGTCCGCGAATGCCCCGTTCCGGTCATCGCCCGGCTCGCGGGCTGGTGCCTCGGCGGCGGTCTGGAGGTCGCGATGTGTTGTGATCTGCGTATCGCCGAAGCCGGCGCCAAATTCGGGATGCCGGAAGTCGCGGTCGGAATCCCGTCGGTGATCCACGCGGCGTTGCTGCCGGTCTTGATCGGCGCCTCACACGCGGGCTGGATGCTGTTGACCGGCGAAACCATCGACGCCGCAACGGCTTACACGTGGGGCCTGGTGCACCAGGTGGTGGCCGCCGACGGGCTCGACGCGCGCATTGCCGAGCTCGCCGCCAAGCTCGCCGGATACGGTCCGCATGCGGTCCGCCAGCAAAAGCGGCTACTCAACACGTGGTTCGACATGACGACGCACGACGCGATCGAGGACAGCGTCGAACAGTTCGGCCTGGCGTTCCTGACGGGGGAGCCGCAACGTCACATGCGGGCATTCCTGTCGCGCAGGCGGTAG
- a CDS encoding SDR family NAD(P)-dependent oxidoreductase encodes MKRLHGKRILVTGAASGIGQATALRLLGEGATVVAADVATDGLDTTRTRSGTDADRLTTVPMDVGNEDSVIDGVCWAVEKLGGLDSLVNAAGILRAWHTHQTTLEQWNQIIGVNLTGTFLVVREALPALLANSRSAIVNFSSTSASFAHPYMAAYAASKGGIQAFTHSLALEYAKEGLRAACVAPGSIKSGITDATGGYLPTDADWSLFPRLMPILPTTTESSGAGMAEPDAVAGVIAMLVSDDGAWITGTEIRMDGGTHA; translated from the coding sequence ATGAAAAGACTTCACGGTAAACGAATCCTGGTCACGGGCGCCGCGTCGGGCATCGGTCAGGCAACCGCGCTGCGGCTGCTCGGCGAGGGCGCGACCGTCGTGGCCGCCGACGTCGCCACCGACGGCCTGGACACCACTCGGACCCGCTCGGGGACGGATGCGGACCGGCTGACCACCGTGCCGATGGATGTCGGTAACGAGGATTCGGTGATCGATGGTGTGTGCTGGGCCGTCGAGAAGCTCGGCGGCCTGGATTCGCTTGTCAACGCGGCCGGCATCCTGCGTGCCTGGCACACCCACCAGACCACCCTCGAGCAGTGGAATCAGATCATCGGCGTGAACCTGACTGGCACCTTTCTGGTCGTCCGGGAAGCGCTGCCGGCGCTGCTGGCGAATTCGCGCAGCGCGATCGTGAATTTCAGCTCCACCTCGGCGTCGTTCGCCCATCCATATATGGCGGCCTACGCCGCGAGCAAGGGCGGCATCCAGGCGTTCACCCATTCCTTGGCGCTGGAATATGCGAAGGAGGGTCTGCGCGCGGCGTGTGTGGCGCCTGGCAGCATCAAGTCCGGGATCACCGATGCCACTGGCGGATACCTCCCGACAGACGCGGACTGGTCGCTGTTTCCCCGCCTGATGCCGATTCTGCCGACGACGACGGAATCGAGCGGCGCGGGCATGGCCGAGCCCGACGCGGTGGCCGGGGTGATCGCCATGCTGGTGTCCGACGATGGAGCGTGGATCACGGGCACGGAAATCCGCATGGACGGCGGCACGCACGCCTAG
- a CDS encoding LCP family protein produces MAGSGGSRHRHRAVRQPSPLRKALTRGLATIVSLGAVLMTGAGYYVAHGALGGITVSGALTAEDPRSSGNEMNILLIGLDSRKDQDGNDLPNSILKQLHAGDSDDGGYNTNTLILVHVGADEKVVAFSIPRDDWVAWNGVPGYNHIKIKEAYGLTKQYVAQKLANQGISSQKELETKGREAARAATLKAVRTLTGVPIDYFAEINLAGFYDLAQSLGGVNVCLNHEVYDSYSGADFPAGPQRLNASQALAFVRQRHGLDNGDLDRTHRQQAFISSVMRELQDAGTFTNLDKLKSLMAVARKDVVLSSGWNDDLIRRLGALAGATGTGQVEFRTLPVVRYDTIDEQDVNIIDPAAIKAEVAAAIGGDPSTTRTPTTAAKPSPDTVVDVINSGSTSGLASEVSHALKKSGYTAGQVRDRDSGEPTNSEIRYGAGAGADARNLATLLGMQAPSQPDPDIKPGHIQLTVDTNFTMPPQDETADDSSSTTTTTSTKSNSKWADGYGTPTYPTPDQGKPIDGGGVPCVN; encoded by the coding sequence ATGGCAGGCTCTGGCGGTTCGCGTCATCGGCATCGAGCTGTTCGTCAGCCGTCACCGCTCCGCAAAGCACTGACGCGCGGCCTCGCGACCATCGTGTCGCTGGGCGCGGTGCTGATGACCGGGGCGGGCTACTACGTCGCCCACGGGGCGCTCGGCGGCATCACCGTGTCGGGTGCCCTGACGGCGGAGGATCCGCGATCCAGCGGCAACGAGATGAACATCTTGCTGATCGGCCTGGATTCCCGCAAAGACCAGGACGGCAACGACCTGCCCAACTCGATCCTGAAGCAGCTGCACGCGGGCGATTCCGACGACGGCGGCTACAACACCAACACGCTGATACTGGTGCACGTGGGCGCCGACGAGAAGGTCGTCGCGTTCTCGATCCCCCGCGACGACTGGGTGGCGTGGAACGGTGTCCCCGGCTACAACCACATCAAGATCAAGGAGGCCTACGGGCTCACCAAGCAGTACGTCGCGCAGAAGCTGGCCAACCAGGGCATCAGCAGCCAGAAGGAACTCGAGACGAAGGGACGCGAGGCGGCGCGGGCGGCGACGCTGAAGGCGGTGCGAACCCTGACCGGCGTGCCGATCGACTACTTCGCCGAGATCAACCTGGCCGGTTTTTACGACCTGGCCCAGTCCCTGGGCGGGGTGAACGTTTGCCTGAACCACGAGGTGTACGACTCGTATTCGGGCGCCGATTTTCCCGCCGGCCCACAGCGGTTGAACGCGTCACAGGCGCTGGCGTTCGTCCGCCAGCGCCACGGCCTGGACAACGGTGACCTGGACCGTACCCATCGACAGCAGGCATTCATCTCGTCGGTGATGCGCGAGCTGCAGGATGCCGGCACCTTCACCAACTTGGACAAGCTCAAGAGCCTGATGGCGGTTGCGCGCAAGGACGTGGTGCTGTCCTCCGGCTGGAACGACGACCTGATCCGTCGGCTGGGTGCGCTGGCCGGCGCGACGGGAACCGGCCAGGTCGAGTTCCGCACGCTGCCGGTGGTGCGCTACGACACCATCGACGAACAGGACGTCAACATCATCGACCCGGCCGCGATCAAGGCCGAAGTCGCCGCGGCGATCGGCGGCGATCCGTCGACCACCCGAACCCCCACCACCGCCGCCAAACCCAGCCCGGACACCGTCGTCGACGTGATCAATTCCGGCAGCACCAGCGGGCTTGCCTCCGAGGTGTCTCACGCTCTGAAGAAGTCCGGCTACACCGCCGGGCAGGTCCGCGACCGCGACTCCGGGGAGCCGACCAACTCCGAGATCCGCTACGGCGCCGGCGCCGGCGCCGATGCCCGCAATCTGGCGACCCTGCTGGGCATGCAGGCGCCCAGCCAGCCAGACCCCGACATCAAGCCGGGCCATATCCAGCTCACGGTCGACACCAATTTCACGATGCCGCCCCAGGATGAGACCGCGGACGACAGCTCGTCCACCACCACGACGACGTCGACCAAGTCGAACAGCAAGTGGGCTGACGGCTACGGCACCCCGACCTACCCGACCCCCGACCAGGGCAAGCCCATCGACGGCGGCGGGGTGCCCTGCGTCAATTAG
- a CDS encoding integrase: MRIGIGTGLAVTVLLASAAPVDRVAPVNAWRSICGSNTLCANDPPPEAGDQATAEQKIIDGYNAKQVRCTPTMPPNPRSVTWDPPGFAPNIGGTGVIHDANPQLGGQYEAGYVNGRWHIEYLFC, from the coding sequence ATGCGCATCGGCATCGGGACAGGGCTGGCCGTGACGGTACTGCTGGCATCGGCCGCGCCCGTCGACCGGGTGGCACCGGTCAATGCGTGGCGCAGCATCTGCGGCTCAAACACGTTGTGCGCCAACGACCCGCCGCCGGAAGCCGGGGACCAGGCGACCGCCGAGCAAAAGATCATCGACGGCTACAACGCCAAGCAGGTCAGGTGCACACCGACCATGCCGCCCAACCCGCGGTCCGTCACCTGGGACCCACCTGGCTTCGCGCCCAACATCGGAGGCACCGGCGTGATTCACGACGCCAACCCGCAGCTGGGCGGTCAGTACGAGGCCGGCTACGTGAACGGCCGCTGGCACATCGAGTACCTATTCTGCTGA
- a CDS encoding TetR-like C-terminal domain-containing protein — MEQSQPPDEHVVAVPADIRARVMPAVLDELVRWGVERFSVEAMAERHRLDPALIYQYWSNRQQLIVDAALADMEELASATDTGSLRGDLLALARIVVERANSDVGRTLLRSLVIDRAGYHDEETRMMFWRARYSIVRGVVDRAKKRGEVRGGVNALVAVQLVMAPLNVRALYSDAVINREYYEAVADLVWHALASK; from the coding sequence ATGGAGCAGTCTCAGCCGCCCGATGAACACGTGGTCGCTGTTCCCGCCGACATCCGGGCGCGCGTCATGCCCGCGGTGCTCGACGAGTTGGTGCGTTGGGGTGTCGAGCGATTCAGCGTCGAGGCCATGGCTGAGCGCCACCGCCTCGATCCCGCACTGATCTACCAGTATTGGAGCAATCGCCAACAGCTCATCGTCGATGCCGCGCTGGCCGACATGGAGGAGCTGGCTTCGGCCACCGACACCGGCTCGTTGCGCGGAGATCTGTTGGCATTGGCGCGAATAGTGGTCGAACGGGCCAACAGCGATGTCGGCCGGACTTTGCTGCGGTCGTTGGTGATAGATCGTGCTGGATATCACGACGAAGAAACTCGAATGATGTTCTGGCGGGCGCGTTATTCGATCGTCCGCGGGGTGGTGGATCGGGCGAAGAAGCGCGGCGAGGTGCGCGGCGGCGTGAACGCCCTGGTGGCGGTCCAGCTCGTGATGGCGCCTCTGAACGTGCGGGCCCTGTACTCCGACGCGGTCATCAACCGGGAGTACTACGAGGCAGTCGCCGATCTGGTGTGGCATGCACTCGCCAGCAAATAA
- a CDS encoding lytic transglycosylase domain-containing protein codes for MIGLALATQSTATAAPPPLGAQPALAADPAQLADDLVADERALRDPATPEPALVAAAHREQAAYRAIGRHPEWDGTIRPRIPAALAGVYDGNVDARRQLQAMANVRDTLPAWRIDPPAPADELMGDYHAAEAESGVAWNYLAAINLVETRFGSIRGASTAGAQGPMQFLPSTFASYGNGGDVNVPRDSIMAAGRYLAANGFANDHDHALYQYNHAHQYVQAVDDYAALIAADPAAFATFYRWDVYFVTTAGDVLLPIGYAAESPVPVGDYLASHPQ; via the coding sequence ATGATCGGGCTCGCGCTCGCCACCCAGTCGACTGCAACCGCCGCCCCGCCGCCGCTGGGGGCGCAGCCCGCGCTGGCCGCGGATCCGGCGCAGCTGGCCGACGACCTCGTCGCCGACGAGCGCGCGCTGCGCGACCCGGCAACGCCGGAGCCGGCGCTGGTCGCGGCGGCGCACCGCGAGCAGGCGGCCTACCGCGCCATCGGTCGGCACCCCGAATGGGACGGGACCATCCGGCCGAGAATCCCGGCGGCGTTGGCCGGTGTCTACGACGGCAATGTCGACGCCCGCCGGCAGCTGCAGGCGATGGCGAACGTGCGGGACACGTTGCCCGCGTGGCGAATCGACCCGCCCGCCCCCGCCGACGAGCTGATGGGCGACTACCACGCGGCGGAGGCCGAGTCCGGCGTCGCGTGGAACTATCTAGCCGCGATCAACCTGGTCGAGACGCGGTTCGGCAGCATCCGCGGCGCGAGCACGGCGGGGGCGCAAGGTCCGATGCAGTTCTTGCCGTCGACGTTCGCCTCCTACGGAAACGGCGGCGACGTTAATGTCCCCCGCGACAGCATCATGGCGGCGGGCCGCTACCTTGCCGCCAACGGCTTCGCCAACGACCACGATCACGCCCTCTACCAGTACAACCACGCCCACCAATACGTCCAGGCCGTCGACGACTACGCGGCGCTGATCGCTGCCGATCCCGCCGCGTTCGCGACGTTCTACCGCTGGGACGTGTACTTCGTCACGACCGCCGGGGATGTGTTGCTGCCCATCGGATATGCCGCGGAATCACCGGTTCCGGTCGGCGACTACCTCGCAAGCCACCCGCAGTAA
- a CDS encoding TDT family transporter, with protein sequence MANASADDLSSSHQRIEVLGNIGPNWFASVMGTGIVATAGAALPVHVSGLRVFAEIAWVVAAVLLVLLIVVVGGHWLRHPTVARGHARNPQMAHFYGAAPMALMTVGAGAVLVGRDLIGERVAVDVDWLLWTAGTLGGLFTAVSIPFLMFTQHEVEPDAAFGGWLMPVVPPMVAAATGALLLPHIAGHTARQTMLYGCYAMFGLSLVASLNIIAMIWSRLVLYGTSGTARVPTLWIVLGPLGQSITAAGLLGAAAGRAVEPDVADAMNTFAILFGVPLWGFAVLWIALATALTVRTLRRGMPFALTWWSLTFPVGTFVTGTSQLAVHTHLPAFAVAATAAYAGLLFTWLLVAIRTARGSLRGNLLKLPPSSAPIKAHKDPVT encoded by the coding sequence ATGGCTAATGCAAGCGCTGACGACCTGTCGTCGTCGCACCAGCGCATCGAGGTGTTGGGCAATATCGGGCCCAACTGGTTCGCCTCGGTCATGGGCACGGGAATTGTCGCCACGGCCGGGGCCGCGCTGCCGGTTCATGTGTCGGGCCTGCGTGTTTTTGCTGAGATCGCCTGGGTAGTCGCCGCCGTCTTGCTGGTGCTGCTGATCGTCGTGGTGGGCGGCCACTGGCTGCGCCATCCGACGGTGGCGCGCGGTCATGCCCGCAACCCGCAGATGGCCCACTTCTACGGGGCTGCGCCGATGGCGCTGATGACCGTCGGTGCGGGCGCGGTGCTGGTCGGCCGGGATCTGATCGGTGAGCGTGTTGCCGTGGATGTGGATTGGCTGCTGTGGACTGCCGGCACGCTCGGCGGACTGTTCACCGCGGTCAGCATTCCGTTTCTGATGTTCACCCAGCACGAGGTCGAACCCGACGCCGCATTCGGTGGCTGGCTGATGCCGGTGGTCCCGCCCATGGTGGCGGCCGCGACGGGCGCGTTGTTGCTGCCGCATATCGCGGGGCACACCGCTCGCCAGACCATGCTCTACGGCTGCTATGCGATGTTCGGCTTGTCGTTGGTGGCCTCGTTGAACATCATCGCGATGATCTGGAGCCGACTGGTCTTGTACGGCACCTCGGGCACTGCGCGGGTGCCTACACTGTGGATCGTGCTCGGCCCGCTTGGCCAATCCATCACGGCTGCAGGGCTTCTCGGCGCCGCCGCCGGCCGGGCCGTCGAACCCGACGTGGCCGATGCCATGAATACGTTTGCGATTCTGTTCGGTGTGCCGCTGTGGGGCTTCGCCGTGCTGTGGATTGCGCTGGCCACCGCGCTCACGGTGCGCACCTTGCGGCGCGGAATGCCGTTCGCCTTGACCTGGTGGAGCCTGACGTTCCCGGTCGGCACCTTCGTCACAGGCACCTCGCAACTTGCGGTGCACACGCATCTGCCGGCGTTCGCGGTCGCCGCGACAGCGGCCTACGCCGGTCTGCTGTTCACCTGGCTGCTGGTGGCCATCCGCACCGCCCGGGGCAGCCTGCGCGGAAATCTGCTCAAGCTGCCACCCAGCAGCGCGCCGATCAAGGCCCACAAGGACCCGGTGACCTGA
- a CDS encoding lipoprotein LpqH, which produces MVVAACAGCSSNKSNSGASSGASSSAAAPAGPQLTVDGQNQNISGVITCNTANGVITIGVGDATAGIGAVLGTDNPPIVHSVGLGNVNGVALGFSDNAPNQASNAGAAVSGKYYAIKGTATGTDLSNPQQPQTVTKPFELDVTCP; this is translated from the coding sequence ATGGTGGTCGCGGCTTGCGCCGGCTGTTCGAGCAACAAGTCCAACTCGGGCGCGTCCTCGGGCGCCTCGTCGAGCGCGGCGGCACCGGCCGGTCCCCAGCTGACCGTCGACGGCCAGAACCAGAACATCAGCGGCGTGATCACCTGCAACACGGCGAACGGCGTCATCACGATCGGCGTCGGCGACGCGACGGCAGGCATCGGCGCGGTGCTCGGCACCGACAACCCACCCATCGTCCACTCGGTCGGTCTGGGCAACGTCAACGGCGTCGCGCTCGGTTTCTCCGACAACGCTCCTAACCAGGCCAGCAACGCGGGAGCCGCCGTCAGCGGCAAGTACTACGCGATCAAGGGCACCGCAACGGGAACCGATCTGAGCAATCCCCAGCAGCCGCAGACGGTGACTAAGCCATTCGAATTGGACGTGACCTGCCCGTAG